TTTCATCTACAAAAAGGACAGTCTTCATGGGTTTTCACCTACTCATTTGCGCTAGGGCACTGTTCATATCGGACAGCCTCGGCCTCTTCTGAAGCCCTCAGCCTCCCAAAACCCATGCCGCCGTCAACCAGCGGGTTGACCTTCAGCCTCCATATCCGTACGCTGACAGTCCCACACGAGAGCACCGATGAGCGACAACGATAAGCACCGCGCCCGCATTTTCCTGCATCGAGGCCAACTGGCCCAGGCCAAAGCCGCTTACGAACAGGCCGTCGCAGACGACCGGCTGTCCGGCAACCACACCGAGCTGTCCTCCTCACTAGGCAATCTCGGCAATGTCTGCGCGCTCTCGGGCGATCTTGAACGGGCCGAAACCTGCTACCGGGAGGTGCTGGCCATTCAACGCACCGAACAGAATCAACATGCCATCGCCCACACGCTGGTGAACCTCGGCAACCTCCACATCGGCGCAGGCCGGCCGGAGAAAGCCCGCCCCTACTATCTCGAAGCGCTCGATCTGCTCACCCCTCTGAATGACCATCGCGCACTGGGGATCCTGTATCACAATCTGGGCATGGAAGAAGCCCGGCAAGCCCATTGGGATGAGGCGGCGGCGCACTTTGCCCACGCGCTGGATTGCCACCGCATCGTCGGCAACGAAGAGGGCCTGGCTGTCACCTACAGCCAGCTCGGCAAGGCGTATCTTGACTCCGGGGCCCTCCGCAAAGCCGAAGCCTGTTTCAACAACGCCTCCGAGCACTTCATCAAGCTCGGCCATTCCGCCGGCGAAGCGGCGGCATTGCGGTTATTGGCCGCCATCTACGTGCGCGAACGAAACTCCGTCTCGGCCCTCCGCTGCCTTGAGCGCGTGGTCTCCCTCGACCGTCACCATCAGCTTCCCGAACTGGCCCAGGATACCGCCCTCCTGACGGAACTCCGGCAGCATCTCCCACATTAAGTTATCCGCTCGAACAACCGACAAGATACTGACGTGAACATTTGCCAAGGGTGGGATGGTGCTCCTTCGTATCGCGCGTTTGACTTTCATGGTTGCGGCAATAGCCACTGCTGCACAGGCCACAGAATGGACGGCTCCCCAGATCACCGTGGGCACGCAGGAGATCGGCCTCTCCGCCGGCTATCTGCTCCCCCATCGGCTGACCGTCGACCATACGACCAAACAACAAGGCGTCGCCTTCATGCCCTCCTGGATGATGACGGTAACAGACCCCGTCGGCGACAGCTGGTATCGCGGCCAGGTCTCGTTGGGCGCCGAGGTCGTGTACATCCAGTTCCGGGAACCGTTCTTGACCCACGGCATGGGCTTTACGCCGAAAATCAAATACACCGTCGTGGCTCATGACCGCATTCGGCCCTATGCGGAATTCGCCGGAGGCCCGTTCTGGACCGATCTGGCGGGGAAGATTCCCGAAGAGTCCTCCCGATTCAATTTCATCCTGACGGCGGGATTCGGCTGCTCGTATTTCATCACCCAACAGATGTCATTGAATGTCGGCTATCGCTTTCACCACATTTCCAATGCCGGCACGCGGTATCCGAATCTGGGCTTGAACTCCAGTTTACCGTTCGGCGGATTTTCGTTTTACTTCTGACAAAAGGACGGACATCGTGGCACACACATCACCCTCACGTCTCCTTGGATTGCTGCTGCTCATCGGCATGGCCACCACCGGCTGCTCACGCTGGATCGACGTGAAACCGGCCGCGGAAGCCGGCCCCTCGCCGGCATCCCTCTCCATCGCGAGCAGCGAACGCGTCCCGCTGATTCTGGATGCCGTCAAGATCAGCCACAACGGATCGCCGCAGAATCCATCTTCCGATCTGGAACGCCGTTTCCTGAGCGCGCTCCAAGACCTCAGCCTGTTTTCGCAACTCTCACTGTTCGATACGGCTCCGGCCACCGGCAAAGCCATTGTCGCGCGCCTGTCCGTCAACGACACGATCGATTCGCATCCCGGGGAAGCCGCCTGGAAAGGCGTCATCATCGGCACCTCGATGTTTCTGCTCGCTCCGGTAATGGAATTGCACTACGACTACGGCACGCACTTGACCCTGGAGCTCGAACGGTGGGACGGCACCGTCAAAACCTATACAGCCTCTTCCAACGGCACGGCTCGCTACAACCTCTTCGCCGCCAGCCCCAGCATGATCACAGAACTGAAAGGGCATGTCCTCGAAACCGGCATCACGGACATCATGGAACAACTCGTCAAGGACACGGCGTTCTACAACGCCAGCAGCGCCCCAGTCAGCGAACGATCCATCTATGCGGTCAGCGTGAAATCGAAGCACCGGACACCGGCGGTCCTCTCCATCTCGACATCCGGCACAGCCGACATGCGATAACCGAACTCCGCCTCGCCCCAAGACCAGCCCACCAGGCTGGTCTGTCTCCCTGCGCTAATGCTATGATGCGCCTTCATACAAGGAGCACCGATGGACATCGACGCATTTCGCCAGATGGTCGCCAAGAACCCCAACGGATTTCTCGGCCGGTATGGCCTGGGCAATAAAATCATTCAGGAAGGTGGAAACCTCGAAGAGGCCGTGGAGCATCTGCGCGTCGCCGTGCAGCTCGACCCTGTCCATGTGGCCTCGCATTTGGCGCTGGCCCGGGCTCTCATCGGCCTGGGACGGCCCGAAGAGGCCAAGCCAGTGCTGAAAGGCGGGATCGACGCCTCCACATCCGGACGCGCCAACGGTGGCCGCGACCTGGTGCCGGAGATGCAGATGATGCTCCAAGGCTTGCGCTAACGAAGGAGACCGCAGCATGACACTCGACACAGCGAAACAGCGGATCGAATCGGCCATTGCGCAGTACGGCGCACACGCGGCGGCGGCCATCGATCTGGTGATGAACGAAGTCCGCTCGGATATGGGGGCGAAGGCGTTCAATCAACTCGTCGAGGAATTCGACCTCGAACTGGAATACAACATCGCCCCCTTGGAATCCGACTACTCCAACAGCTAACCCTCCAACGAGTCACCCTACATGCCGCTTATTTGGTCGGCCATCTCAGCCCATGGCTACGGCCATGCCGCGCAGGTCATCCCGGTCTTGAATGCCTTGGGCCGCCGCAGACCCGGCGTCCGGGTCGTCTTGCGCACTAACGTGTCGCGCGCGTTTTTCGCAGACCGCCTCACGGTCGAATGGGAACTCAGCCCCTGCGAGCAAGATATCGGCTGCATCCAACAAGGGCCGATCACGATGGATTGGCCGGCCACCTGGCAGGCCCATCGAGCCTTTCACGGCACGTGGGACCACCGGCTGCGCGAGGAAATTGCGGCGATCGAACAGGCCCGCGCGGATCTCGTCATTGGCAACATCCCCTATCTCGCCATGGCGGCAGGAGCCGCAGCCGGCCTGCCCACCATCGCTGTAGCCAGCCTGAGCTGGGACGATGTGCTGCTAGAACACCTGTCTCCGAATGAACCCTGGCAGCACGCGCTCCTCGAACAGATCAGCCATGCCTACGCACAAGCCTCATTACTCTTGAGAATTGCACCGGGCCTGCCGATGCGCGCCTTTCCCACGGCGACAGACATCAGCCCGATTGCGGCCCCTCTTCCTCCGGAACGGACCAGGCTGCGCAAGCTGTTGCAGATCGAACAACAAGACGCGCTTATTCTGATCGCCTTCGGAGGCATCCCCCTCGAATCGCTGCCGTTTGCTCGAATGGAGTCGATGGCCGGCCTTCACTTTCTGATCGCGGGCCCCGTCCCCCCTGGATCCATCCGCGTCCATTCGATCGCTGAAATCCCCATGCCCTTCAGCACCCTGCTCTCGTCCGTTGATGCCGTCATGACCAAACCCGGCTATGGCACCATCATCGAATCGGTGGCCATCAACACACCCGTCGTCTATGTCCGGCGCTACAGCTTTGCCGACGAGCAGCCCATCGTCGAGTATCTGCATCGTTATGGAAGAGGTGTGGAACTGGCCGGGGAAGACTTCGAACAGGCCCAATGGGAAGCCGCGCTGCACAAGGCCCTGGCTCTGCCACAGCCCATCCACCGGCCACCCGACGCAGCCGGGGCCGCCGAGGCAGCGAAGATTCTGGAGTCGCTGCTCCCCGTCTGAGCCGGATCGCCCCCGTCCCTCTCCAATATTCCTCTGTGTTCCCGCGGAGTTTCCGGCACATCTTTTTGCCGGATTCGTCCGTAGAGTGTTATAGTTGTGACGGGTTTGAGTCTTGAAGACCGAATCATCACACATCGCATCCGTTACGATGGACACACCGTCACAGCAGGCCGCATCCACCATTGACCCAGCGCTTCTTGCCCGAGTGGTCAAGGGAGACGTGCAGGCATTTAGCCAGCTCTACGATCAATCGAGCGCGCTCTTGTACAGCCTGGCGCTCCGCATGCTCGGCAATAAAGAGGATGCCGCCGAACTCCTGCAAGACGTCTATCTCGAAGTCTGGCGCAAGGTGTCCCGGTATGATGTCGGACGCGGCACCCCGCTCGCCTGGCTGGTCACCTTAACCAGAAGCCGGGCGGTGGATCGCCTCCGCGCCCGCAGTGCGCGAGGTCCGCAGTCCATGGGCGCGCCGCTCGATGGCGCCAGCCACGTCCCGGATCGCGGCCCCACGCCCTTTGAGGCGCAGGCGGATCAGGAGGTCCGCACGCTGGTGATGGGCGCGCTGGCAGCGCTCCCACCCGCGCAGCAAGAGGCGCTTGAATTGGCTTACTATGAGGGCTTATCGCACGTGGAAATCGCCGCCAAGCTCAATCAGCCGCTCGGCACGGTCAAGACCCGCATTAAACTGGGCATGACCAAACTCCGGGAGTCCTTGCGCCATTGCTGGGAACAGGGTGAGCACCTATGACACACGAAGAACTTGAGGAAGCCGTTCCGCTCTATGCCGCCGGGGCCCTGGAGCGTCCGGAACGCCAGGCGCTCGAAACGCATCTTCTCTCAGGCTGCGTATCCTGCCACACCGCGCTCAAGGAATATCAGGCCGTCGCTGCCGTACTCCCCTTTGGGTTGCAGAGCACACCGCCCCCCCGCACGCTGAAAGCCAAAATCATGGCCGCCCGCACCGCCCCCCTGATGGAGGACGCCGCAACCGAGAAACAGACCTCCAGACCGAGCCTTGAGCCGGGCGAATGGATGAACCATCTCTTTCCACCGGAATCCTCCGCTTCTTCATGGTCTCTGCGATGGGGACTCGGATTGGCAGTGCTCGGCATGTTGGCCACCAGCGTCTATTTCGCCTGGAACTCCTATACCGCCATGACGGACGGCTCCGCCAAGCTCCAGGCCCTGCAAACCGCCTCACAGGAGCAGGCCGCAAAACTGGCCTTGATCCAACAACAACTGCGGGAGCGTGAACAGACCATCGACCGCCTGAAATCCGAGAGGGCCCAGCAGCGCACGGAAACCACAGAATTAAAAGAGCAATTGACCCAGCGGGAGGCTGAGCTCGAAGATCTGCGGGTCCAATTGGTCACTCGCACCCACATGCCCCAGGCTGCCCACGCACCGGAAACCGAACTGGCGGCCTTGCTTCGCCAAAGCCACGTGCAGGCCATCTCTCTGAGCGGATCGGACAAAGCCAAAGGCGCGGCAGGCTTTCTCCTCTACGATGCCCGCACACAAAAGCTGTGGCTCTACTCCCACAATCTGCCCAAATGTCCGAAAGGCATGAATTACCAGATCTGGGCCATTCAGGATAAGCCGGTCAGCATGGGCACCTTTCACAACCATGGCGGCGAAACCGCGCATCGTCTTATTACTCGCCAGCCAAACCTTTCCACGGTCAAACAGTTCACCATCAGCCTCGAACCATTGGGAGAGCGATCAGCCCCAACAGGCCCGATCTATCTCACCAGCCAGTCGTAACCTGTCCGTATGATGCGGAAACAGACCACCAACGAGAGCCCCTCACCAGCACGCACGCAAGACCTGGCCTTCATGCGCCTGGCCCTTGAACAGGCCGG
The Nitrospira sp. genome window above contains:
- a CDS encoding anti-sigma factor, whose translation is MTHEELEEAVPLYAAGALERPERQALETHLLSGCVSCHTALKEYQAVAAVLPFGLQSTPPPRTLKAKIMAARTAPLMEDAATEKQTSRPSLEPGEWMNHLFPPESSASSWSLRWGLGLAVLGMLATSVYFAWNSYTAMTDGSAKLQALQTASQEQAAKLALIQQQLREREQTIDRLKSERAQQRTETTELKEQLTQREAELEDLRVQLVTRTHMPQAAHAPETELAALLRQSHVQAISLSGSDKAKGAAGFLLYDARTQKLWLYSHNLPKCPKGMNYQIWAIQDKPVSMGTFHNHGGETAHRLITRQPNLSTVKQFTISLEPLGERSAPTGPIYLTSQS
- a CDS encoding tetratricopeptide repeat protein yields the protein MSDNDKHRARIFLHRGQLAQAKAAYEQAVADDRLSGNHTELSSSLGNLGNVCALSGDLERAETCYREVLAIQRTEQNQHAIAHTLVNLGNLHIGAGRPEKARPYYLEALDLLTPLNDHRALGILYHNLGMEEARQAHWDEAAAHFAHALDCHRIVGNEEGLAVTYSQLGKAYLDSGALRKAEACFNNASEHFIKLGHSAGEAAALRLLAAIYVRERNSVSALRCLERVVSLDRHHQLPELAQDTALLTELRQHLPH
- a CDS encoding sigma-70 family RNA polymerase sigma factor, with the translated sequence MDTPSQQAASTIDPALLARVVKGDVQAFSQLYDQSSALLYSLALRMLGNKEDAAELLQDVYLEVWRKVSRYDVGRGTPLAWLVTLTRSRAVDRLRARSARGPQSMGAPLDGASHVPDRGPTPFEAQADQEVRTLVMGALAALPPAQQEALELAYYEGLSHVEIAAKLNQPLGTVKTRIKLGMTKLRESLRHCWEQGEHL
- a CDS encoding acyloxyacyl hydrolase, producing the protein MVLLRIARLTFMVAAIATAAQATEWTAPQITVGTQEIGLSAGYLLPHRLTVDHTTKQQGVAFMPSWMMTVTDPVGDSWYRGQVSLGAEVVYIQFREPFLTHGMGFTPKIKYTVVAHDRIRPYAEFAGGPFWTDLAGKIPEESSRFNFILTAGFGCSYFITQQMSLNVGYRFHHISNAGTRYPNLGLNSSLPFGGFSFYF
- a CDS encoding tetratricopeptide repeat protein: MDIDAFRQMVAKNPNGFLGRYGLGNKIIQEGGNLEEAVEHLRVAVQLDPVHVASHLALARALIGLGRPEEAKPVLKGGIDASTSGRANGGRDLVPEMQMMLQGLR